Proteins co-encoded in one Conger conger chromosome 4, fConCon1.1, whole genome shotgun sequence genomic window:
- the aqp12 gene encoding aquaporin 12 — translation MSGLNVSLGYLLGVVGLGVAGRLLSRRLPLQSFSAELLASFTLVACWMEVQTLMEVGQWAGGFGPDVAFTILFLTLLVHGLISPGATGNPAVTATSFLTRDSAASGAVSGLAGQFLGAFLARLLTLYYWSLELTDMHMIKNMMSQECSPALRSSVPQGAFTEGVCALNFHLLYMNVRHRTALLRVPLVAAMLTFFNYAASGVTSGFSNPSLAYALTFQCPGFTMVEYMTVYWLGPLVGMIVALFLYLGNIPRLFTRNLLYSQKTRFRVPKGKGSQDQAEAQKPQGEKKGD, via the exons ATGTCTGGGCTCAACGTCTCCTTGGGTTACCTGTTGGGTGtggtggggctgggggtggcCGGCAGGCTCCTGTCCCGGCGGCTGCCCCTGCAGAGCTTTTCGGCGGAGCTCCTGGCCTCCTTCACCCTGGTGGCCTGCTGGATGGAGGTGCAGACGCTGATGGAGGTCGGCCAGTGGGCCGGGGGGTTCGGGCCGGACGTGGCCTTCaccatcctcttcctcaccctgcTGGTGCACGGCCTGATCTCCCCGGGCGCCACGGGAAACCCCGCCGTGACCGCCACGAGCTTCCTGACGCGCGACTCCGCCGCGTCCGGCGCCGTTTCCGGGCTTGCCGGGCAGTTCCTGGGCGCGTTCCTGGCCCGCCTCCTCACCCTGTACTACTGGTCCCTGGAGCTGACGGACATGCACATGATCAAGAACATGATGTCGCAGGAGTGCAGCCCTGCCCTGCGCTCGTCTGTGCCGCAGGGCGCGTTCACGGAGGGCGTGTGCGCCCTGAACTTCCACCTCCTGTACATGAACGTGCGGCACCGCACTGCGCTGCTCAGGGTCCCGCTCGTGGCAGCCATGCTGACGTTCTTCAATTACGCAG CTAGTGGCGTTACCTCAGGCTTTTCAAACCCCTCGCTGGCTTACGCACTCACCTTCCAGTGCCCTGGGTTTACAATGGTGGAGTACATGACTGTGTACTGGCTGGGCCCACTAGTTG GAATGATCGTGGCTCTGTTCCTGTACCTGGGCAACATCCCGCGACTTTTCACCCGTAACCTGCTGTACTCCCAAAAGACTCGTTTCAGAGTCCCCAAGGGGAAGGGCTCTCAGGACCAGGCTGAGGCACAGAAACCACAGGGGGAGAAGAAAGGGGACTGA
- the rpp21 gene encoding ribonuclease P protein subunit p21, whose protein sequence is MSGNIKDKEAFQRLNFLYQAAHCVLAQNPENVELARFYCFTQKTISKRLVLRQDPSVKRTMCKKCYSVLVPGVTATVRQRRSRNRECVTLVRCVSCGQTKRFRNDPHHQLWVDQPEAQLENQPQLGRGSSSTATPKETEASGPATSQKHCCASKPNT, encoded by the exons ATGTCGGGAAATATTAAAGATAAAGAAGCTTTTCAGAGACTAAACTTTCTTTATCAG GCCGCGCACTGTGTTTTGGCTCAGAACCCGGAGAACGTGGAACTAGCACGCTTTTATTGTTTTACACAGAAGACTATATCCAAGCGTCTGGTGCTGAGGCA GGATCCCTCAGTAAAAAGAACAATGTGCAAGAAATGCTACTCTGTGCTGGTACCTGGAGTTACTGCAACTGTAAGACAGAGAA GGAGCAGAAACCGGGAGTGTGTGACACTGGTGAGGTGTGTCAGCTGTGGCCAGACTAAGAGGTTCCGCAATGACCCACATCACCAGCTGTGGGTGGACCAGCCTGAGGCCCAACTGGAGAACCAACCACAGCTGG GACGAGGGTCCTCCTCAACAGCGACACCAAAAGAGACAGAAGCCAGCGGGCCTGCCACCTCTCAGAAACACTGCTGTGCCTCAAAGCCCAATACTTGA